The following proteins come from a genomic window of Girardinichthys multiradiatus isolate DD_20200921_A chromosome 8, DD_fGirMul_XY1, whole genome shotgun sequence:
- the ier5l gene encoding immediate early response gene 5-like protein, translating into MEVDRGAMECAVDAQSLISISLMKIHNSRTQRGGIKLHKNLLVSYVLRNARQVYIKEKYAEIYRMQQYEEVMAVCNEIQELDPLDLGAEDGDEEEQGRAPCCGEESRTASSREPEQQYYRSCCMEAPPGSPCDQFVQNSSTHCNKTTVLDLDTHVVTTVENGFLHQDCCCAAPQCAPGAPGAAARKRKVDFGCCALDSEELSDFTVGRKRLKREDCSSPDCNPDYTDTSNISNLISIFGSGFSGLLSRQADLEQVCSKQALASLGAWTRAIVAF; encoded by the coding sequence ATGGAGGTAGACCGGGGGGCCATGGAGTGCGCTGTGGACGCGCAGAGCCTGATCTCCATCTCCTTAATGAAGATCCACAACTCCAGGACGCAAAGAGGAGGCATCAAGCTGCACAAGAACCTGCTGGTCTCCTACGTGCTGAGGAACGCGCGGCAGGTCTACATCAAGGAGAAGTATGCGGAGATCTACAGGATGCAGCAGTATGAGGAGGTGATGGCGGTCTGCAACGAGATCCAGGAGCTGGACCCGCTGGACCTGGGCGCGGAGGACGGGGACGAGGAGGAGCAGGGACGGGCTCCGTGCTGCGGAGAGGAGAGCCGGACGGCGAGCAGCAGAGAGCCGGAGCAGCAGTACTACCGGAGCTGCTGCATGGAGGCTCCTCCGGGCTCCCCCTGCGACCAGTTCGTCCAGAACAGCAGCACCCACTGCAACAAAACCACCGTGCTGGACCTGGACACGCATGTGGTGACCACGGTGGAGAACGGCTTCCTGCACCAGGACTGCTGCTGCGCCGCGCCGCAGTGCGCACCGGGCGCACCGGGGGCAGCGGCCAGGAAGCGGAAGGTAGACTTCGGTTGTTGCGCCCTGGACTCGGAGGAGCTGTCGGACTTCACGGTGGGTCGCAAGCGGTTGAAACGGGAGGACTGCTCTAGCCCGGACTGTAACCCGGACTACACGGACACGTCCAACATCTCCAACCTGATCTCCATCTTCGGCTCCGGCTTCTCCGGGCTGCTGAGCCGGCAGGCAGACCTGGAGCAGGTCTGCAGCAAGCAGGCGCTGGCCAGCCTCGGAGCCTGGACCCGGGCCATCGTGGCGTTCTGA